A part of Bacillus thuringiensis genomic DNA contains:
- the mntR gene encoding transcriptional regulator MntR — MPTPSMEDYIEQIYLLIDEKGYARVSDIAEALSVHPSSVTKMVQKLDKDEYLIYEKYRGLVLTSKGKKIGERLVYRHDLLEQFMRIIGLDESKIYNDVEGIEHHLSWEAIDRIGDLVQYFEQDEVRVETLRGVQKANEEKSN, encoded by the coding sequence ATGCCTACCCCTAGTATGGAAGATTATATTGAACAAATTTATTTGTTGATTGATGAAAAGGGTTATGCCCGCGTATCTGATATTGCTGAAGCGCTGAGTGTACATCCATCCTCTGTAACAAAAATGGTGCAAAAATTAGACAAAGATGAATATCTAATTTATGAAAAATATAGAGGGCTTGTATTAACATCAAAAGGTAAAAAAATCGGAGAACGTCTCGTATACCGTCATGACTTGCTAGAGCAATTTATGCGTATTATCGGTTTGGATGAAAGTAAAATTTACAATGATGTAGAAGGAATCGAACATCATTTAAGTTGGGAAGCAATTGACCGCATTGGTGATCTAGTGCAATATTTTGAACAAGATGAGGTTCGAGTGGAAACACTTCGTGGCGTTCAAAAAGCAAATGAAGAGAAAAGTAATTAA
- the splB gene encoding spore photoproduct lyase, giving the protein MKPFMPKLVYFEPRALEYPLGKELYEKFTKMELEIRETTSHNQIRNLPGENDLQKYRNAKATLVVGVRKTLKFDTSKPSAEYAIPLATGCMGHCHYCYLQTTLGSKPYVRVYVNLDEIFEKAKQYMDERAPEITRFEAACTSDIVGIDHLTYALKQTIEFIGESEHGRLRFVTKYSHVDHLLDAKHNGKTRFRFSINSRYVIKNFEPGTSPFEERIEAARKVAGAGYPLGFIVAPLYMHEGWEEGYRELFERLYNALKDLSIPNLTFELIQHRFTKPAKKVIQERYPNTKLEMDEEKRKYKWGRYGIGKYVYKKDDAEVLEETIRGYIHHFFPNAEIQYFT; this is encoded by the coding sequence ATGAAACCATTTATGCCAAAACTCGTTTACTTTGAACCGAGGGCGCTCGAATATCCGCTTGGAAAAGAGCTTTATGAGAAGTTTACGAAGATGGAATTAGAAATTCGTGAAACGACATCACACAATCAAATTAGAAATTTGCCAGGTGAAAATGATTTGCAAAAGTATCGTAATGCAAAGGCGACACTTGTTGTTGGGGTGAGGAAGACGTTAAAGTTTGATACGTCAAAACCGTCAGCTGAATATGCAATTCCGCTTGCAACAGGGTGTATGGGACATTGTCATTATTGCTATTTGCAAACAACACTGGGGAGTAAGCCTTACGTTCGCGTGTATGTGAATCTTGATGAAATATTTGAGAAGGCAAAGCAATATATGGATGAAAGAGCACCTGAAATAACAAGGTTTGAAGCGGCTTGTACATCAGATATCGTTGGAATTGATCATTTAACATATGCATTAAAGCAGACGATTGAATTCATTGGAGAAAGTGAGCATGGGCGTTTACGTTTCGTTACGAAATATTCGCACGTTGATCATTTATTAGATGCAAAACATAATGGGAAAACTCGTTTCAGGTTTAGTATTAATTCACGGTATGTAATCAAAAATTTTGAGCCAGGGACATCACCTTTTGAAGAACGAATTGAAGCGGCTCGTAAAGTAGCAGGTGCGGGTTATCCACTGGGCTTTATAGTTGCACCACTTTATATGCATGAAGGATGGGAAGAAGGATACCGTGAACTATTTGAGCGACTGTACAATGCGCTAAAAGATTTGTCGATACCGAATTTAACATTTGAATTAATTCAACATCGCTTTACAAAACCAGCAAAAAAGGTCATTCAAGAGCGTTATCCGAATACGAAGCTTGAAATGGATGAAGAGAAGCGCAAATATAAATGGGGACGATATGGCATCGGGAAATACGTATATAAAAAAGATGATGCAGAAGTATTGGAAGAAACGATTAGAGGATATATTCATCACTTTTTTCCTAATGCAGAAATTCAATACTTTACATGA
- a CDS encoding PadR family transcriptional regulator — MHSQMLKGVLEGCILYIISQEEVYGYELSTKLNTYGFTFVSEGSIYPLLLRMQKEKLIEGTLKASSLGPKRKYYHVTAKGLEQLEEFKQSWGMVSTTVNNLLQGE; from the coding sequence ATGCACAGCCAAATGTTAAAAGGTGTACTCGAAGGTTGCATCCTATACATCATTTCACAAGAAGAAGTGTACGGATATGAACTAAGTACAAAATTAAATACATACGGATTTACATTCGTAAGCGAAGGAAGCATATACCCGTTATTGTTACGTATGCAAAAAGAAAAATTGATTGAAGGAACATTAAAAGCCTCCTCACTCGGTCCAAAGCGAAAATATTATCACGTAACCGCTAAAGGATTAGAACAACTTGAAGAATTTAAACAAAGCTGGGGAATGGTTTCAACGACCGTAAACAACTTATTACAAGGGGAGTGA
- a CDS encoding DUF1048 domain-containing protein, which produces MKAKDMVELNNKKRELLTPENEAAYGDMLVYLRISSVPEQQMEELLLEILDHLIEAQAENKNAYDIFGDDLQSYCDELISALPTQTKLEKTSLIGFIISLLLAIQFGIDAIVSFFILTFGNNAEQFTPVFSIPGTILSVSLIILGILLILYLLKRYSFDQKINWKRRILFGFTFATPFCASVFLHIYFKKQPYLIYHLTFWQNALIAILFFVLYKLLYKKSKF; this is translated from the coding sequence ATGAAGGCGAAAGACATGGTTGAATTAAACAACAAAAAACGAGAACTCTTAACACCTGAAAACGAAGCTGCTTATGGTGATATGTTAGTATATCTTCGAATATCAAGCGTACCCGAGCAACAAATGGAGGAACTGTTGCTAGAAATATTAGATCATCTCATCGAAGCACAAGCAGAAAATAAAAATGCTTATGACATCTTTGGCGATGATTTACAGTCTTATTGCGATGAACTTATCTCAGCTTTACCAACCCAAACAAAGTTAGAAAAAACTTCTCTAATCGGTTTTATTATTAGCTTACTTCTTGCTATACAGTTTGGAATCGATGCAATTGTTTCATTTTTCATTTTGACCTTTGGAAATAATGCGGAACAATTTACTCCAGTTTTTAGTATCCCTGGAACTATTTTGTCTGTTTCACTCATTATTCTAGGAATACTGCTTATTTTATATTTATTAAAGCGTTACTCCTTTGATCAAAAAATAAATTGGAAAAGAAGAATTCTATTTGGATTTACGTTCGCTACTCCATTTTGTGCATCTGTATTTTTACATATTTATTTTAAAAAGCAACCTTATCTCATTTATCATCTAACTTTTTGGCAAAATGCCTTAATCGCTATCTTATTTTTTGTTTTATATAAATTACTATACAAAAAATCAAAATTTTAA
- a CDS encoding lipoate--protein ligase family protein, producing MGKEKWCYINSGQCSPAFNMALDECLLNWQSEKKMPPTIRFYEWEVPTLTVGYFQRVEKDINMDVVNEKKYGFVRRQTGGRGVLHDKELTYSVIVSEDHPNMPKTVTEAYRIISQGLLDGFKALGLEAYYAVPKTEADRENLKNPRSGVCFDAPSWYEIVVEGRKIAGSAQTRQKGVILQHGSIPLEIDLDELYDLFLFPNERVKERMKSMFSSKAVAINELTDRTFTIQQLIKAFEVGFEKGLDVELVPYELTEEQLHEVQTLAKEKYESKEWNYKK from the coding sequence ATGGGAAAAGAAAAATGGTGTTATATTAACTCTGGTCAATGTTCACCGGCATTTAATATGGCGTTAGATGAATGTTTATTAAATTGGCAAAGTGAAAAGAAAATGCCACCAACCATTCGTTTTTATGAATGGGAAGTACCAACATTAACAGTGGGATATTTCCAGCGTGTTGAAAAAGATATTAATATGGATGTAGTTAACGAAAAGAAATATGGATTCGTTCGTCGTCAAACAGGCGGCAGGGGTGTACTACATGATAAAGAATTAACGTACAGTGTTATTGTGTCTGAAGATCATCCAAATATGCCAAAAACAGTTACAGAAGCGTATCGTATTATTTCGCAAGGTTTACTAGACGGTTTTAAGGCATTAGGATTAGAAGCGTATTATGCAGTTCCAAAAACAGAAGCAGACCGTGAAAATTTAAAAAATCCACGTTCAGGCGTATGCTTTGATGCACCGTCTTGGTATGAAATTGTAGTAGAAGGAAGAAAAATCGCAGGTAGTGCGCAAACACGTCAAAAAGGTGTGATATTACAGCATGGATCGATTCCATTAGAAATAGATTTAGATGAATTATACGATCTGTTTTTATTCCCGAATGAACGTGTAAAAGAACGTATGAAGAGTATGTTCTCTTCTAAAGCGGTAGCAATTAATGAATTAACAGACCGTACGTTTACAATCCAGCAGCTAATTAAAGCGTTTGAGGTTGGGTTTGAAAAAGGATTAGATGTAGAGCTTGTTCCGTATGAATTAACAGAAGAGCAGTTACATGAAGTGCAAACATTAGCAAAAGAGAAGTATGAAAGTAAGGAATGGAATTATAAAAAATAA